In a single window of the Pseudodesulfovibrio profundus genome:
- a CDS encoding ABC transporter ATP-binding protein has protein sequence MSGFNFVRPAGFRQLPEDTKPVVSLKGLTKRFGKVVANDGIILDIYPGRIKALLGENGAGKSTMMSMLAGRYQPDEGHIEVKGKPVRFQTSKDAIAAGIGMVYQNFMLVDSMTVAENVLLGQEGSFIVNPREMEKRVGELAKQYGLAIDPAAHITDLSMGERQVVEILKLLYRESQILIFDEPTAVLTPEETNSLFEALWRMTEQGKSIIFISHKLEEVIALADEIAILRRGRIEGELDPAAIESKADLASKMVGKDVLLEVDRSEVEIGEPVLEIRNMNGLGLRNIDLEVKKGEVVAIVGVAGNGQKALVEAVTGLVKPPIDTVFIMGQPWRKFFAESTWNRSMCYIPEDRLGLATLRNQNLVDNLLLTTRKGFAKGWWLDKKQAEKDTIDLIEKFDIRPGRIHALAWQLSGGNLQKAVLARELYRQPRLIVAEQPTQGLDVSATEEVWGRLLQARDMAGIMLVTGDLNEALQLADKIAVIYRGEILGILPTSDPETTSKIGPLMAGVVE, from the coding sequence ATGAGCGGTTTTAATTTCGTCCGACCTGCTGGTTTCAGGCAATTACCCGAAGACACCAAACCTGTTGTCAGTCTTAAGGGATTGACCAAGCGCTTCGGAAAGGTTGTCGCGAATGACGGTATCATTCTCGATATATACCCCGGACGCATCAAGGCGTTGCTCGGTGAGAACGGAGCAGGCAAGTCGACCATGATGTCCATGCTTGCTGGGCGTTACCAACCGGATGAAGGGCATATCGAGGTCAAAGGCAAACCTGTTCGTTTTCAGACCTCCAAGGATGCCATCGCTGCTGGCATTGGTATGGTGTACCAGAATTTCATGTTGGTTGATTCGATGACTGTTGCCGAAAATGTCCTCCTTGGTCAGGAAGGCAGCTTTATCGTCAATCCACGCGAGATGGAAAAACGTGTTGGAGAGTTGGCCAAACAGTACGGTTTGGCTATTGATCCAGCGGCGCACATCACTGATTTGTCGATGGGAGAGCGTCAGGTTGTCGAGATTTTGAAGCTGCTGTATCGCGAGAGCCAGATTCTCATTTTTGATGAGCCGACAGCCGTTCTTACCCCCGAAGAGACCAACAGTCTTTTTGAGGCACTCTGGCGAATGACTGAGCAGGGAAAATCAATTATTTTCATCAGTCACAAGCTGGAAGAAGTCATCGCCTTGGCCGACGAGATAGCAATTCTCCGTCGTGGCCGCATTGAGGGCGAGTTGGACCCGGCAGCGATCGAGTCGAAAGCCGACCTCGCTTCAAAAATGGTTGGCAAGGATGTTCTGCTGGAAGTCGACAGAAGTGAAGTCGAGATAGGTGAGCCGGTTCTGGAAATCAGGAACATGAATGGCCTGGGCCTGCGCAACATCGATCTTGAGGTCAAAAAAGGTGAGGTTGTAGCTATTGTCGGCGTTGCCGGTAATGGACAAAAAGCCCTCGTCGAAGCTGTAACCGGCCTTGTCAAACCGCCCATCGATACCGTGTTCATCATGGGACAGCCCTGGCGCAAGTTTTTTGCTGAGTCCACATGGAACAGATCCATGTGCTACATCCCTGAAGACCGACTGGGCCTTGCTACTTTGCGTAACCAGAACCTGGTGGACAACCTGTTGCTGACTACTCGCAAAGGGTTTGCCAAAGGGTGGTGGCTTGATAAAAAGCAGGCAGAAAAAGATACCATCGATCTCATAGAAAAATTTGATATCAGGCCCGGAAGAATCCATGCACTTGCATGGCAGTTGTCCGGTGGCAATCTACAAAAAGCAGTGCTTGCCCGTGAACTTTACAGGCAGCCACGGCTGATTGTTGCCGAGCAGCCAACGCAGGGGCTTGATGTCTCAGCCACAGAAGAAGTTTGGGGACGTTTGCTTCAGGCTCGTGATATGGCTGGTATTATGCTGGTTACCGGTGACTTGAATGAAGCCCTCCAGCTTGCTGATAAAATCGCTGTTATTTATCGGGGTGAAATATTGGGTATTTTGCCGACCTCCGATCCTGAAACCACAAGTAAGATCGGACCATTGATGGCCGGTGTCGTAGAATAA
- a CDS encoding basic amino acid ABC transporter substrate-binding protein, with protein MKSNKMFTIVVAAILTVALAVPAFAGAVLDDVKKAGVITVGNSPDYPPFESIGDNGERIGFDIDLLNAMAKKMDLEIKWVTMEFAAIVTAVQSGQVNVGMSGFSITPERAEQVSFSAPYIASGQVIVTRPDSDIASVADLKGKKIAVQLGTTGEQQADKIEGAEVVKPESYNIAFMMLHNRAADAVIADLSVADEYMKQGTFKRAGEPLSFEEFAIISKKGNEPLLDALNKALEAVKADGTYDAIVKKWNL; from the coding sequence ATGAAAAGCAATAAGATGTTTACTATTGTCGTGGCAGCTATACTGACTGTCGCTCTTGCTGTTCCTGCTTTTGCTGGTGCCGTGTTGGACGATGTGAAAAAGGCCGGTGTTATCACTGTTGGCAACAGCCCTGACTATCCTCCGTTCGAGTCCATTGGTGACAATGGTGAGCGTATTGGCTTCGACATTGACCTGCTTAACGCAATGGCCAAAAAAATGGACCTTGAAATCAAATGGGTCACCATGGAATTTGCTGCAATCGTAACTGCTGTTCAGAGCGGTCAGGTCAATGTTGGCATGTCCGGTTTCAGCATCACTCCCGAGCGCGCAGAGCAGGTGAGCTTTTCCGCTCCGTACATTGCAAGCGGTCAGGTCATCGTTACTCGTCCTGATTCCGACATTGCATCTGTTGCTGACCTGAAAGGCAAAAAGATTGCCGTCCAGTTGGGCACCACCGGTGAACAGCAGGCTGACAAGATCGAAGGTGCTGAAGTCGTCAAGCCCGAGAGCTACAACATCGCTTTCATGATGCTGCACAACCGCGCAGCCGATGCTGTCATCGCTGATCTGTCCGTTGCAGATGAGTACATGAAGCAGGGTACCTTCAAGCGCGCCGGCGAGCCGCTTTCTTTTGAGGAGTTTGCTATCATCTCCAAGAAAGGCAACGAGCCGCTTCTGGACGCCCTGAACAAAGCCCTTGAAGCTGTAAAAGCTGACGGTACATACGACGCTATCGTCAAAAAGTGGAATCTCTAG
- a CDS encoding amino acid ABC transporter permease, translated as MDFSLVFKHFDMLLNGAAATIQVTFGALAMGLVLGVIAGTCRISRRFYVRIIADTYIQVIRGTPMLLQIFFFYLGFPQIYMMVTGQGISPDPLITGIVALGINSGAYNAEIIRAGIQSINRGQMEAARSTGLGHTQAMIYIILPQALKRMIPPLGNELIVLLKDSSLISTIGVAELMYSAKVLGAKYYTYVPFLVGAGCIYLILTFTFSRIFNLMERKLSAGSGSRENSGAVPDLG; from the coding sequence ATGGATTTCTCTCTCGTTTTCAAACATTTTGACATGCTCCTGAATGGAGCGGCTGCCACCATACAGGTTACCTTTGGCGCATTGGCAATGGGCCTTGTGCTTGGCGTAATCGCAGGTACCTGTCGTATCAGTCGCCGTTTCTACGTCAGAATAATTGCGGATACCTACATTCAGGTTATTCGTGGAACACCGATGCTGTTGCAGATATTCTTCTTCTACCTCGGTTTTCCTCAGATTTACATGATGGTGACAGGGCAAGGAATATCTCCTGACCCATTGATTACTGGTATTGTTGCCCTTGGAATCAATAGTGGCGCCTATAATGCGGAGATCATTCGAGCCGGTATCCAGTCCATCAACAGAGGACAAATGGAAGCTGCTCGCAGTACTGGTCTTGGTCACACACAGGCCATGATTTACATCATACTACCCCAGGCCTTGAAACGTATGATTCCGCCCCTGGGTAACGAATTGATCGTGCTGCTTAAGGATTCATCGTTGATCTCAACTATTGGTGTTGCTGAATTGATGTATTCTGCAAAAGTACTTGGAGCAAAATACTACACGTACGTCCCGTTCCTTGTTGGAGCCGGTTGTATCTACCTGATATTGACGTTTACGTTCTCGCGTATTTTCAATCTCATGGAGCGAAAGCTATCAGCAGGTAGCGGGTCCAGAGAAAACTCTGGAGCTGTTCCCGACCTCGGATAA
- a CDS encoding ABC transporter permease, with protein MWELMIPLLAATVQSGTPILFATLGEMMTEKGGVLNLGVEGMLAVSALAAFVTSMYTGSPWLAFFAGGFAGFAMAALHGFVCITCLGNQVVSGLAITILGLGLADFIGVPYVGLPAPGFDPFPFPVLSQIPIIGDIFFKHDALVYVSFVVPVIFWFFLKRTSLGMHVSATGEMPAAAAAVGLKPIKLRYLAVVVGGFLIGLGGAYLSLAYTHLWTNGLSGGRGWIAVALVIFAFWRPGRAVIGAYLFGGVMAFQLRLQAMGTNLPSSLLLMLPYLLTIIVLIISAARGRRIDAPAALGTNIEPEG; from the coding sequence ATGTGGGAATTAATGATACCCCTTTTGGCGGCCACGGTTCAATCTGGCACTCCTATTCTTTTTGCCACACTTGGTGAGATGATGACCGAGAAGGGTGGTGTGCTCAATCTGGGCGTGGAAGGCATGCTGGCTGTTTCCGCACTGGCTGCTTTTGTTACGAGCATGTACACAGGGTCGCCTTGGCTGGCTTTCTTTGCTGGCGGATTTGCCGGTTTCGCCATGGCTGCTCTTCATGGGTTTGTGTGTATTACCTGCTTGGGCAATCAGGTTGTGTCAGGGCTCGCAATTACCATACTCGGACTTGGCCTTGCCGATTTCATTGGCGTTCCCTATGTAGGGCTTCCTGCACCAGGCTTTGATCCGTTCCCGTTCCCTGTCCTTTCCCAGATTCCGATCATCGGAGATATCTTTTTCAAGCATGACGCGCTGGTGTATGTTTCTTTTGTCGTCCCTGTCATTTTTTGGTTTTTCCTGAAAAGAACCAGCCTCGGAATGCATGTGTCAGCTACTGGAGAAATGCCTGCTGCTGCAGCTGCAGTTGGTTTGAAACCCATCAAGTTACGGTATCTTGCCGTTGTTGTCGGTGGCTTCCTGATCGGCCTTGGCGGGGCCTATCTTTCTCTCGCTTATACCCACCTGTGGACTAACGGTCTGTCAGGCGGTCGTGGTTGGATCGCGGTAGCTCTTGTCATTTTCGCCTTCTGGCGTCCTGGAAGGGCTGTTATCGGAGCGTATCTTTTCGGTGGTGTCATGGCGTTCCAGCTTCGTCTTCAGGCAATGGGAACCAATCTTCCTTCTTCACTGCTTCTGATGCTCCCATATCTTCTTACCATTATAGTTCTGATCATTTCTGCTGCTCGCGGGCGTCGTATCGATGCTCCTGCAGCGCTTGGAACTAACATCGAACCGGAAGGCTAG